Proteins co-encoded in one Phragmitibacter flavus genomic window:
- a CDS encoding ArsR/SmtB family transcription factor: MVEYDSELLDRTFAALADPTRRQILAQLANGDECVTDLARSHAHAMSLAAVSKHLGVLEKAGLVKRERLGRVHSLALGAKPMQEALGWVDRYRRFWEANLDQFEDYLETLKNQKTNEKPETPDELDHQK; encoded by the coding sequence ATGGTTGAATATGACTCAGAACTGTTGGATCGGACTTTTGCGGCGTTGGCTGATCCGACGCGCCGGCAGATTCTGGCGCAGCTGGCGAACGGGGATGAGTGCGTGACGGATCTGGCGCGGTCGCATGCTCATGCGATGTCGCTGGCGGCGGTGTCGAAACATCTGGGGGTGTTGGAGAAGGCGGGGCTGGTGAAGCGCGAGCGTTTGGGGCGGGTGCATTCGCTGGCGTTGGGCGCCAAGCCGATGCAGGAGGCGCTGGGGTGGGTTGATCGTTACCGGAGATTCTGGGAGGCGAATCTCGACCAGTTTGAAGACTATTTGGAGACACTTAAAAATCAGAAAACCAACGAGAAACCAGAAACACCAGATGAACTTGATCACCAAAAATGA